The genomic DNA cttattttattttatttccatcaaCAAGAATGATCTTTCACTACCAACACTGTCTGCTTCATCTGGAGCTTTTAGCTGCATCTCATCGTCTTCACAAGCAGATGGAGCTTTTTCACTCAagtaagaataataataataataataataataataataaacttaatttgtaaaatattattcCAGAATCAGTTTCCAAAGTGATTAgatgaattttttttagatattctCTAAAGATAttctctgtcattttaattattataaATGTTTTCCCAGAACATCAACAAATACAGATAATAAAGGAGCAAAATACAACATGCATCATCAAATTAGCAGCAGTTAACAGAAACaagactgattttaaaaaataatgaaaaatatttttgaaaaatatgacTGAACAGGATGAAAACCTGATTAatcaaattctaaaaaaaataaattaaatataaatacaaaaaaacatgacataaaaagCAATACAACTTGCAAAATGCatttataaaaagaaatgtaaaatacaaaaaataaataaaagaaaaagaaaaatggatggCAACATGTCAGGTTAAATTCTTAAATAAGATAATTCAGCAAGACTGCAACTTGTAATATTGGTTCATAAAGAGGAAACAAGACCACAGgatcaaaatataaaattatttttaaaaaggacaaaaactacattaaaacttgcaaaaatcatttaaaaaaagaaataaaataaatttaaatataaaatatttcaatgcaagaaaaaaactggacaacaactttaaatttcagctctaaaataaaataaatattgaatATTTAGTCTAGGCTGCACTGTTAGGGCCatcagtattggtgtgccgtcttGTTTTGAGGTGGTGTTTTGTAGGGCATTTGTTTGGGagtaatttgtgtgtgggttcatccatccattctctatacaccgctttatcctcactagggtcgcggggggtgctggagcctatcccagctgactcgggcgaaggcaggggacaccctggacaggtcgccagtccgtcgcagggctacatatacagacgaacaatcacactcgcattcacacctacgggcaatttagagtaaccaattaacctcagcatatttttggactgtgggaggaagccggagtacccggaggaaacccacgcatgcacagggagaacatgcaaactccatgcagaaagatcccaggtccaccccgggattcaaaccagggatcttcttgctgcaaggcaaaagtgctaaccactgggTTCAGCTGGGGCTTTTTGCAGAGCctttggaaccccagctgccagccatttCATCTGACGACAGagctgatgacgacctgcactccAGTCTGGTTCTCCCTGCCCTCCGGccgtcctgattgggccaccctccagctcctcctcctccgaccaaccagaggcagccaggcaccacacctgctaCCTATAAAGTCCCACCATGCCATTAGTCTTGGTGGCTGGtactttgaccagtccaccctggtgcctctttgtATTGTGGTTCTGtgttgtggttctgtgtggtctttCAGTCTGGAAGTACTTGTGGTGGGTGCTACAGACAACTTTGACCTTTTGTTGGTGGCTTTAGCTTTGGTGTGGAGCCCTACATCTCAGTGGAGATTGAGGCTCCAATTCGTAGTCTGCCAACTGTGTGTAGAAGCCACTTCATATTTTGAGCATTTGTGAACTGTGTTCAGTATGTATACTTcttcagaggcaccagttttgtttagttcgttttgtacaccttttgtattagcttttgttcctggtggtgggtgttgcttctgtagttcggtttggctagggagtttagttgttttctttgtgtttagctgagttacaaactctgttagccttcgttatgttttattccgttctttgttttagcaacacccaccagtcttgtgtttcatTGTCACTTTTTCGTtccttttactactaagcaataaatcccttaacctaaaccaataacatctggttattttgttgcatccagccaaccccgagaggttggatcgtaacatgcacagtgacatagtggttagcactttcgccttgcagcaagaagatccctggttcaaatcctggcctgggcccgGGATCTTTCATTCCAtcttgcatggagtttgcatgttctccctgtgcatgcgtgggcactccggcttcctcccacagtccaaaaatatgctgaggttaattgatcattctaaattgcccgtaggtgtgaatgtgagtgtgattgtttgtctgtatatgtagccctgtgacagactggtgacctgtctagggtgtcccctgccttcgcccgagtcagctgggatagactccagcaccctctACGACCCTATGACCCAGTCCAAAGCTCAGCTCAATGTTTGCTCTGTAATATTCACatatttaaccctcatgttgtcccaCGGGTAaaaattgacccgtttgaaaatatggaaaacatatgtgtgtatatatatatattcacattgaaaattctgatgtcctcattttcaacattttggggaaatttttcaacattttctggtgtaaaaaaacaaatgaatgttcttaaagaaaatattagaagttgtattgatatatatgtaataacttttagatatttttaacattttttttgaagagTTTACTCATTtgctgaaaatatttccaagaattttctttccaaatttgggggatttttttccgaataaaacttttaagggaaacttaaggaattattggaattttattcctgaagacgacctgtccagggtgtcccctgccttcacccaagtcagctgggataggctccagcaccctctgcgacccgagtgaggataaagtggtatatagagaatggatggatggatattcgtgaaggttttgcacattttaatttttttaatgattactatttgtattgttattattattattggtattataaatattcacataaaacCCATTACTGACTAGAAATATGCACTAAATAAGTATAAAGCAATATGAACCCTGTAACTGCTCCCAAAGTTTTACTTCTGGTACAGATAAGCCACGCTCCAACTGATGTTACACCAGTATTTATTCTTCTCTTTGCCACAGCAAATCTTCTCTTCACCAGCAAACACCGTGAAAAACTAAGAGAAAATAATGATACGAACATGAGGATTTTgtcaacacaaataaaaacacaaacttaaaCAAAACATCAGTACAAAATACAATTACATTCACATACCGTGTGTGCCTTCTGACCAGAAATTCAGGAGCTGTTGAGGTCTTTCAATGTCTTATTCTGACACAATGTCACACATCAAGTTAAAGCGTCCACAACTTTTATCACCACCATCATATAAAGACGAGTCATGAAAAAACTTTATTACATGAGGTTTAaatctggtcatttttcatttagcttGCAGTAAATATTGAGATTATACAAGGTTTGTTTCTGCAGATAATGttgttttactgcagtaaataaatgctGAAGTTCAGTTGTGACTGAAGCTCCCTGTTCTTCAGCCTCCAGTTCATTTAAAGTTCCTACCTtcagtgtctctctgtggtcggaTCATTGTGTCCAGACTTCACCCTTCAGTTGATCAAACTGTCTCTGCAACATAAAAATATGTCGTCTGCAAGCATTCATCTTGTAAAACAGctgtttgtggtattttttgttttttctggaaCATTTGGTCGACAGAAAAGAGTCCAAACTCGCCGTAGATGTTTCGTCTCTTCAGGCGTCTCAGGAAGAAATGATGATCAACGCTTTTATGTTTCAtaactttttgtaaaaaaaaaaagaaaaaagaaaaacaccttcCTTcaaaggatgaggaggaggctTTATCTacagtctgttttttgtttcttttctgagTCAAACTAGTAATTTATATTCTGTAACAGTGAGCTCATAGATTATATGTTGGtccatttttatgtatttattgaaAGCTTGAATTCATTTAATAGATAATTAATGCTCAGAAACAGTCTGACATGATCATTTTGTTCCAACTAATTATTATGGTTTAATGCACAGATTAGATGACTGTAATTGATAACAGATGTTTTTACTAAATAAAGAGACTTTATTATTAGTTTTGTGTCAGTCTGTCCACAGATGGAGGTTCAGCAGTTCAATCTAAGATGCAGTGTTCAGGATTTAGTGCCATCTAGTGGTGAGATGGTAGATTACAACCATCTGAAGATCTCTCAGCTCACCCTCCTCTTCCAAACACGTAGAAGCTGGTGTTTGGTTTGTCCTCTCTGGGCTCCTGTAGAAACATGGTGGTTCTTCATGTCATGAGCTGCTCCTTCTGTAAATATACAGAACTCATTCTGAgctcataaaaacacaactacTGTTATTTTGAAGTGATTTTAACCCAATGAAACCACAATTCTGAATATTATGTTCCATTTCTGTCAATAGATCCTTGTAAATCTGACACACTGGACCTTTAAATACAGCAGATAAAAAGAAGTCTCAGACAGACAGAGTTCAGCAAGAagagttttattttgtctttgaaGAAGTCTGCAGGGAatctttaaatgtttgtgaCTTTAGCTTTATTAAAACAGCATCGCTCCACCTTCTGTATCCTGTACTCAGATTGTTTCTAAACCTGAAGTGAACTTTAGACACAAACATATAAGAGGTGGCcatttttttcaggtttctcACAAATACTTCTGTGAGGAACTTTGCAGGGTTTATCGAACCAACACTTCAGGTCAAAAGCTCCAGCTTTCTCCCCCATCCTTGTACAATCCTCTCCATCAGGATCAAATCCTGCATGGTTGTCTGGCTCCTTGTAGCTCCAAAACTTCAGCCtaacagaagaagaacagaTTCAATAAATCTCggttgttttgattttgaaaacGAACCAGAATGTTTTGATGAGAATCAAACCTTTCATCCAGCAGTGAGCCGTCCACCCACAACCATCTGCCTTCTTCTTTTGAGTCGGTCAGGCCGATCCAGAACTTGTCCTCAGCTTTTTCCATTACGTCTCTCAGTCGTCTCTCCAGGAAACTCTGAACAGGAAAGTTGATGAAAGTTGTGAGACTTTTCCAGGCTGAGATGATGAAACATAAAGTTGTGATAATATACATGAGAATGCAGCAGAGTTTCTACCTGCTCATCCCTGCTGTCTATCTTCACCAGATCTCCTCCTTGACTTTGACAGAAACATCTGCTCTCTTCCCAGGATGATTTATTGGTGGTGAAGTTATAACACTTTACTCCATGATGCTCCCAGCCTgcttcacattttggacatggCTCATCtttgaagagattacagaacaAACTGTTGATGTTTGTGTGATTTGGAGGCATCAGGAGGCTTCTTCTGTGCAGCAGTTACAGTTTAACTTAAAGCAtcagtcagttattcagtcaTCATTATTAGAAGACACTAATTTAAGACAAATCCATGACTTACATGAATGTCAAAATTAAAACGTCAAAGTTTGTCATCAAAAAAGTTGAGAGGAATCATGATGAATGATTGAATGTTCACATCAGCTGTGTGTCATTAAACTGAATCACTCTGAAGAAAGTCAGAAACAATCCAAGTTTCTCCAGCATTGCAGCGCTGTTGTCTTAAATCCTCACCTGACAGACTTTTATTTAAAGCTTCAAACTCCGTTTTGAGACTTTTGAGATCTTCCTTGGTTCTTTTGTTG from Acanthochromis polyacanthus isolate Apoly-LR-REF ecotype Palm Island chromosome 11, KAUST_Apoly_ChrSc, whole genome shotgun sequence includes the following:
- the LOC127536126 gene encoding hepatic lectin-like isoform X6, whose protein sequence is MPESEVLYSDVTFTRPKANAAETFSPSADTTYSEVKIAKKQPPEELPASFHEDESSRKLKVTSERVALLVLTVLLAAAVIALGVTAFDNKRTKEDLKSLKTEFEALNKSLSDEPCPKCEAGWEHHGVKCYNFTTNKSSWEESRCFCQSQGGDLVKIDSRDEQSFLERRLRDVMEKAEDKFWIGLTDSKEEGRWLWVDGSLLDERLKFWSYKEPDNHAGFDPDGEDCTRMGEKAGAFDLKCWFDKPCKVPHRSICEKPEKNGHLLYVCV